From the genome of Nicotiana sylvestris chromosome 1, ASM39365v2, whole genome shotgun sequence:
AATGGTGGGGGGCGCTGGGGTAGGGGAAGAAgacattatatttttttaaaactaaaataaaagacaaTAAAATTTGGACAAATTTGGGGCATGTGGCACTTAAACAAGGCCCCAGACACAAGTTTTTTACTTATTCATGCACTACTTTAGCGTGTAATCTACCTGGTCAAAAGTAGTGTGTCTTAGCTATACTTTGAAAAGGTTGAGAGTGTAAAATGATTCTTGTGGTTAAAGGTGGGTCACACGGATTTGGTACACCGCTCGGTAAACTACGTATTATGCCTAGAAAAAATAGAGAGGTTCAACCAAACTTAATGACCACAAAAGGATGGTGACGTGTTAATCTTAAGACGTATTAACCTTATTCCCTTATTATAGCAATTAACAatcaagaaaggaaaagaaaacacacTGGAATCAGAGATACTGTTCAGCTTGAGGTAACACCATAATAAAGATTAAACCAAACAATAAGCTTAGGAAGAAAAGATATTACCTTCATGCTCAGGATTAGTTTCTACATTGTCTAGAGAATCAGGTGGCTGTAAAAGAGATATCAGATTCTCAGGAGCTCTAAAATGTAACCCCAATAGAAGGCTATAGTCTATAATGTTCTGAGATTCTAAAAATCTGCAGTCCAAAGATAATTGTCTGCAAAAAGCAAACGAGAGCGCTTTACTAAACCCAAAATATAgttataataacaataataataataataataataataatgagatagagagagagagagaattatAGTTAATAAAAGGACAACCTGAAAGTGTTGAACTTTCTGAAACCAACAAAACAGGAATTCAGGAAAAGAAATGAACAGTCCTAAATAAAATTATCCACGGCATTCACTATAAccataaaaggaagaaagaaaaagaaaaaagataagatAAATTAGGACATGTATAAGACACTTGCTGAGAGCCGGAAATTCGTAACTGGTCATTCGAGAATTGCGTAACCATGAAGTTTATCATGACACCATATACTATTACGGCAAAGTTCTCCACTTTTGGCATTAAAGTAATCAAATTGGTAAATATGAGATCCATCTTATGCACACAGCCAATGATAATTTCTGAAGCTACAAGCAACAAGATTTACAACAGATAGGTctctcctcccccccccccctccccaacCACCCCACTCTCTCCACACCCACACCCacacaacatatatatatatataaggcatgTTGCATAATTTCTGACCTTTGTATATTAAGTTTTAAACATACTCAAGGCAACAACATATTTGGTTACCTGTAGATATTCAATCAATCAACTACTGCCTCAATCCCAGTTTCGTTAAGGACGTTCAAACTttgaataaataaaaataaaaattcctaTGAGTGAGTGCAccgacatttttttttcaatgagTGAGTACACGGaacaatattttatttttttaaatcaagATTCATTTACAAGTAGTCAGTCATTTGTACGGTAAAACTAACGTGTCttgtgaaaaaaaaaagggaaggtaCCAAACCAAGAAGTTAAGCTTAAACAAGCAAGTCACTATTTATCGAGTTTCGGACTGTGCGTTACTAGTACTAGGAGAAAAAAGAAAGTCATTATTAGTGGTATAGTTTTTTTCACATTATATATTACGGAAATCACTTTTTTACTTACTACCATGAAAATTAAATTTGCAGCCTAAAATTATGTTATAACTCCTgaaattttccttttttatttttactgTAAAAGAAAGCAAGAATAGAGGAAGGGTAGAGAGCAGTGTTTTGGATAGCGTGTGGCGACAAATAGCGACGAGGGCCCGCTTCACTGAGGCGAGAGGCGTGCAGCGAAGCGCTCGCCTTTTTGATGTGAAGCGACAATTTATACAAAAACACAAaatattatatacatatataagacTATGATTCTACTATGTAAGACTAAGTTAATAATTGAAACAAAGGCAAACAAAGCCAAAAAAAGGGCCTCAAAACAGTCTCTATTTCTGGAAAAAAGGGCGTCAAAGCAGCCTCTGTTTCTGGAAAAAAGGGCCTCAAAGCAGCCTTTATATTTTGCCAAAACAGagccaaaaaaaaattaagagaagaaaaaagaggaagtgAAGAACCTCTGTATTTTGCTCGAAAATTAGAGCACAAAAACAGACCTCTGTTTCTGCTCTTTTCGTCAAAAAActgaggaaaaaagaaaaaggaagaagaagagaagaagaaggagaaagaagaaagaagaaagaagaagaaagtaaGGAAACTCAGAGCTCATACCTGGGCTTTCAATGGCAGAAgcttgatgaagaagaagatggcaCTTGGAAGAAACCTCAagctttgagatgaagaagttgaagaagttgtTTTGTTCGAGCCCTAATCGCAGTTCCGACCTTTTCTTGTTGTTTTTTGTTCGAAGTTGAAGAAGCtctaaactcaagccctaatcgcGACCTGTTATTTTAAGTTTTgcccctttttttaaaaaaaatagcgaCGCTACAGTTGCTACTCGCTACAGTGTCGCCTCACGCAACACACCCTGAAGCGACCGCTATTTTGAAACGCAACGCAACAGTTGCTCTGCAGCGATACTGCCTCACCTCGCCTCACGCTATTAGCGCTGAGGCGAGCGCTATTTATAACACTGGTAGAGAgcgaagagagagaaagaaaaagggaGAGAGACGCTCAGAAAATTGTCAACGAGGGGGTGGGATCAAAATTCAAACATTTTGGTCAGTACTTCCCTTTGATTTTTTactgaaaagaaaattaaagTTGTAGCTCACTTTGAAGAGGAGAGAGATAGTTGGGTTCAAGTGTTTTTGGGTCTGTTGAACTCAAACATTTCTGGGTCAAATGTTTTTTAGTCTATTTTCGAAGAGGAGAGAAAATTCCCATTTGCTTGTTCCTTAAAAAGAGATTTCTAAAAAGGAGTAAATAAATATAGCAGTTGAAGGGGAGCCTTGAAGCAACGGTAAATTTTGTCTCCGTGCACCGGCTTCCATTTTTAAATAAATGTAGCAGCTGAGGATCGAACTCCAAACAACCTGGTCGCTTTGCACATCCTTCACCGCTGGACCATCTATATCAGTTGTTTTAAGGGTGTACAAGCTTTATTACATattccaacaaaatatttgatGTTTATACACTGTATAATTATCCGGCGAAGGGTGCTCAAGCGACCACCCTTACGCCACTGTAGCTCTGCCACTGCTCAATCCCAAATAAAGCTAGAGTTAGCTATAAGAATCCTATGTAACCACTCGGATCTGTTTGGATCGAATTATTGTTATTACGACTATAAGAAGATTGCAGTGACTATGAACCTACTGCAATCCTCCTTCTTAACCTAGCCTATGGGTTGCGAACTAACTGGAGTTTAACTTCAGATATCCAACTTgcgagaaaaaaataaaaatccatcATCCTCAGCAGATTAGTTTTGGTTTACAGTAAAATTACTTGCTCCATCTTCAAAAACTTCAGTAGTCAAGCATTAAAGAGAAGAGACTACAATGAACCAGAATTTTAAACTCAAAACTGAAGGGGAAAACCAAACAAAGACTTACTTGAAAAGTGCCTCACGTAATAACTTGTCCATATGAAACTCATATTTCAAATCGAGGTCTTTTAATGTCGTCGTCTCATCAATACGATCTTTCTTTGTAAATCTCCCATGAGAAGAACCTTTCAAATCATAACGGCGATGTATTCTTAATTCCGTACAAAACATATTCCCCATGACTACAAAGCGTACCTGAGAATGAAATAAGTGAATACTCGACCTGAATAATGAGAAAAACTCATAGAAGCAAAGTACATAAGTACTTATGCCTGATCACTAACCTTTTTTCCACGTTTCAGTGATATCCTGTGCAGCCCAAATACTTTTGTTATGAGTGTGTTGTCATGTTCCTTTACATGTCTATAGTAATCAGGAAGCATCTTGAGTAGAACCTACGTGATGGTAAGAGATCCCTGTTAACAACCTTTCAGTCCACTCTCAGTTTGTAATTGTTTCTGAGCACAACAAATGGCACAGATTCATGATTACTTATCTCATCGTAAGTACAACTTCGGCATGGTAGTGACAATAAAGAACATACATTAACCAGAATTAGTTGTAGTCTTGACAGGTAAAAACACTATTCATAATTTTTTAGTTTCACCACTCATATGATGTGTCACACTCTAGAATGTGAAATTTGCATCGAAACCATCAATGATTCTATTATTCATAATTTATTTCATCTTTTTCCACAATGGTTTTGATTTTTAAAGGAAACCTTCCATAGCACATACGAGATAAAAAATAACTTTTACTGATCCCAGTAACTAAGTCAAACTCATTTACAGAAACAGAGTTTAAGGTGAAAGCAATCTGCAGTTCTTTATCCACACTTGAGAAATGTTTGGTTGAGGTGGTAAAAAAGAAGCGGAAGGTCTGGGTCTCCTTACACATGAACTTTTTAAATTTGTCCAACACTGGATAGAACAGAAGAAGCATATCACCTTTTCCCTTTCCTGCTGTACTGAACAACCAGTTGATCGTCAATGCAACCTAGGAGGAGAACAGATAGTTTTTCTCCCTCCTTTCCCCTCCCAAAAAAAAACATAGTGGTTATAGGTGAAACCAAAAAATGAGTAgggtgccccccccccccccaaaaaaaaaaaaaaaaccccttcttttgtttcttcaTAGTCTATGTAGAGAATTTCTCAGGAGGTAGAATGAGGGAGGACTATGGAATAGGGAAAGAAACAGAAGAAAGGGACCACATGTATTTAAAACAGAAATCATGACCTTGACTTTCCATTAAGAGTTGCATTTAATTTCAATGTAAAGGCAACCTCTTGCTTACTTTTGAGTTAGCATGAAGATCAGTAGGCATGTAAATGTCGGCACAGTAAGGGAAGGAGAAACCTAAAACAGTTTAGTATGTTTATTTTCTTGTGCAAACCTTGAGCTCAGACTTCTTTAAAGTCTTGATCACAAATCTATCATCCCGAGAAAGATAGAAAAGGCTGCCACTCTTTCCAGGAGACGAAAGCTCTCTCAGACCATCATCACCACAGATGGACATCATATACTCTGCCGCATCCAGCTTGAACAACTCTCTCAAATATCTGAACATGACATTTTACATAGTCAGACAAATGACTCAAACTCTACAGTAACTCATGTAGAGCAATAAGAACAGAGAAGTCCTCTAGAAATTTTAGGTTATAGGTGAAAGAAAATTATGAATTTTCAAGGGTGGCAAATCCATACACTTCTAACATTTTTAGGCTCTGGAGGAAGGAAATTCAAGACCCATGGCACAGAATACACTATGCTAAATCATAACTGAAGAGTCCTGGAAGCAACATTCAGGATGAAATGATCCAGAAAGAGTGAACAGACAGCAGTAGAGCCTTTTAACCCATTGAGGGAAAACACTTGTACCAAGAAAATTTTAACCAAACCTTTTTACATAATCTCATCAAATCAAGTAGAATAAGTCCCTAACCCCCTCCTAGCAGTTAAGCAAAGTAGACAGTTCCCTATAAAAGAGCTATTGCCGGTTTAATCCAAAATTTTACTTTGCTCCCATCAGAAGGTCTTCATAGATGGAGAGTGTTAAAGAAACAACCAAGCGGAAGATATAAAATAAATGTGCAAGTACCTGAAAACCATAGGGCAATAGTCCTTCCAATAAAAATCGATGGAATGATGTGAAGGTGTAAATTGGGAACCTTTCCTGGGAAAGTACATTTTAATTCTAGCTTGATCTCCAAAATCTGATTGTCTCACTTCACGGATAGGCACAGGAGTAATCTTGCCAACAGAATACCTGTGATTTCTGCCATATTAACAAATAGTTCTACGGTACCAACTGGATTTTACCCCGCGAATTATCAATTAGAAAGGACATTGATGTATCCTTACCTGATACCAAGTTGCAAATTAAGCATCAGATAGTAGCTCTTACGGCCTTCTAGAAAGTACACACATGACCTCCGTTTTACTTCTTTTGCGTGAAACTTAATCCGTTGTTTACTTTTGCGAGATAGCCTACTAATATTTATAATCCTTTCTTTGATTAGGACTCCTTGCGTGTATTCTCTTTCATATGCCACAGAACCAGTTTCCAGAAAATCACTTTTGTCATCATGAGAGCTTTGAGATAATACACTTGATGAATCACAGGCCAACATGTCTTTGCTGGAATCACCAAGGGCAACGTCTTCTCCCTGTGACGTAGTCCTCAGTGATATGCTTCCTGAACCTTTAAGCAAACTATAGGAGAATCTCTCTGAAATACTACGCTTCACTTTAGGTTTCACAGACTCTGAAATAGTTGATGAAGTATGTGAGAGCTGCTTTTTCCTCTTCTCGTCATGCCTATCACTGGACTTCCCCAGAAAGCGATGCTTACTTCCAGCAGGATAAAACATTCCAAGTCCATCTTTTAGCCCTTTAGTCCACACCCCAAAGTAGTAACTTCCATCAGCAAATCGGTAACAGCCTGAACCATGTCTTAAACCATTCAACCAAAATCCATCAAAAAGATCTCCATCAAACCATTTCATAACACCTCTACCACACATTTTTCCATCTTTCCAGTTCCCAATATACATGTTTCCATTACTCCATGCATATCGACCGCTGCCTTCACGTACTCCCTCTTTCCAACAACCATCATAAACATCAGAATTCTGATACTGCTTTCTTCCTATCCCGTGCTGGGTATTCATTCTCCAAACACCTCTGTATATTGAGCCATCAGACCCATTAAATATTCCAAAACCATGGAGGTAACCTCCAGAGAAATCACCCTCATATGAAGCTCCAGAAGGCCAAATAAGCCGTCCTTCTCCAGTCATTTTTCCTTCTTCCCAACAACCATCATAAACGGATCCATCTGACCAAGTATATTTACCTTTTCCATGAGGAAGAATCCCCTTGAAACTACCCCCATAAGCATCTCCATTTAAGAAGACCTTTCCAGTAATGCTGCATATAGAATTAAGTAGTTGAGTACTAACAAAAAGCTATGTGGAAGACAGGCATAGTTCAGGCTAAAACTAAAAGAACCAGCATTGCTTATACATGGACGGATAAGGGCTCTAATGTGCAAGTACCTTCCACTTTCCTCCATGGCCTGTCGTAATCACCCGCGATCTGTTCAAAGCTCCTTAATGATAGTCAATGAACCCATCTAAGGAGCCTAGCCGTAAGTGAAATACTCTAGTTAGCAACTTCAATAATTTTTATACCTCACTAAGCACATTGCGATGCAATAATAAATAGGATAAGAAATATCCAATTCAAGTAGCATAAAGTGCACCTGTACCTCTAACCACTTCACAAATTTAGTTAACAGCAATCATTATTCAGCTGATTTTTCTTTAtgaataatttttattattatttggatAAGCACTCTACAGAGTAAAGGTTTTAGGATAAATAGAATTGAGGCAAATAGATACATTACAAGTTTAGTCAGTATAAAAAGAGAAGTTGAGGCGAGACTAGACGAGATTGCAGTGCCTAAATGCAAAATATTCTAGAGATCTAGGCTCGATTTTCTAAGAGAATGGTATGATAGATGAAGATGTAACATCTAAAATCAAAGTAGGATGTTTGAAATGGAGAACCAGAGTATTTTGCAACAAAAGCATACTTACCTAACTGAAAGACAAGTCATGTATAACACATTTAAATCTAGAAAGTTTGTGATTCTTGGATCACATTGTTAATAGTAACCGTACTTAGATACATTGTTAATAGAAGGATATACCATTTTAAATCCAAGTCACAATCCTTGAAACATTTTATGCATATCCGGAGATTGGAGCTGTTAATCTTGAAACACAATGTATCATTTGGTAAGTTTTAACTAAAAGCTAGAAGCTATTACATAAGTGATGGACTCACATATTTAATTTCATTGTTCTGAAACATTATCCCATTAATCTCCCTATATAATTACTTTTTCAGATTCTCATGCCAGGACTAAAATTTGCGTTCGACGCCAGCAGTTGTGCAGAAGAACCTAATAATATGCTACTACTCGTCAATCAACTTGAACACAATTCGTTCTGTAGAAATTGGAATCAAACGGTATAATTTCGACAGCATTACAAACATATTTCTGCTCCTCATCTTCTCTCTATATGAACTTAATCAGTCCAAATTTCCCTGCAAACTGACAATTATCTTAACAGTCGAAGCTAGTTGGCATCAAATTAAAATCCTCAACAATAATATCTCTAACTAGCAGCTGAAAATGAGAGCAGAAACACAAACATTCAACTAATCCGACGAATTCATCAATAGACTCAACAAAAGGAACTACATCATTTACTCAATTGAGAAAACACATCAACTTCACATAATCTGATAGCACAAAATAACTCGTCATTTAAATCAAAAATTGTCCATGATAAAAAATGAGCATCAAAGAACTATTAACTCACCTCCAAATTGCACTGTATACACCGAACGATCGCTGAGCCCTAAAATCGTCAGCTactaaaatttaaaagtaaattaaaaaaatcaaatcGATAGCTGCAGCGGAAAGCGATTTCGAATTGACACTTCAACTTCTTCCTTGAAATCTACCGCCAAAACATTCACCACTTTCTCTCTCTAGATTAATCTCTTTCTCTCACTATGACGTTACCTACAAGACTACAAAAGCTCTTCTATCAAGCTTAGCCTTTCCGCATAGTTTTCTGTATATGACATGAAGAAATTTCTGTTTGTActtttttggatttcagttttacGGACACACTTAACTGAGAAAAGGCTAACGCGATAGGTATTTATACTGACGTGGAAAAGGGGTAACGTGGCGGCCGCATAAGTGACGAGTTACACGTGTTTCGATCGTAGTGGTGATATACGGGGATTAGTTTGGACGGGAGTTGTAGCTGATTTTGCTGGCGTTAAACTGCTTGCCACGTAAAGTACAAATAGTGGGAATTAAAAAATTTTGAAGAGAAgagattttaatttaattatttaaggaGGAATTGATTCCTCTTTCTGAACGAACAGCTCAGATGACTTGGAATTAATGGAATCTTTGGTTGCTCTATGTTGAGGTTCACACGAATTCACGTGAAAATTTATTAATTTCGTACATGATTTttttccaatagttttttttattacttCAAAATATGATGTTAGTAATATTATTTTAAGTGTtaaatgaattttttttgttatttttaattacttttatatattgatcgggggggggggggggggggcaaagGGATTAATTTTCATGCACAAACTATGATAACATAGCTAAATTAATAAATTCATTGTAACGAATATTATCTTTGTTGATCTCACTAAAAAGATATGGTCGTCCTTTGGAATATTGACTCTTTGAAATTCGTACTTAtggcttttattttttatttttcgtctTCTAGCACAGATTTGTTGGATCGTGTTATAAAAGGTTTAAATCCGTTTCTTTTCTCACTTGCTTTATTTTATGATTCTGTCAAGTGAACCATTTGGAATGGACGTAGATCAGTGGAGCTATTGTGTCTCTCCTTCGTCAAATATTATACTGTATAGTTaagtaaaattattatttttatgtatattatatgttgAATTCTCTTgatttttatatataatttattttttattttttgacactCTTTAGTAAAATATTTGGATCCGCCTCTGCTTTAGACTTTAGTGGTTCTTTTGGCTTTGGACAAAAGCACCGATATGATGTGTCAAATATTGTCCATGACCCAAAAAAATATGTTGTCCATGCAAACAATAAAAACAACTTGACGTTTAGTGTCATGAGGTGCTCTTTTATTCAT
Proteins encoded in this window:
- the LOC104245989 gene encoding phosphatidylinositol 4-phosphate 5-kinase 7-like, with amino-acid sequence MEESGSITGKVFLNGDAYGGSFKGILPHGKGKYTWSDGSVYDGCWEEGKMTGEGRLIWPSGASYEGDFSGGYLHGFGIFNGSDGSIYRGVWRMNTQHGIGRKQYQNSDVYDGCWKEGVREGSGRYAWSNGNMYIGNWKDGKMCGRGVMKWFDGDLFDGFWLNGLRHGSGCYRFADGSYYFGVWTKGLKDGLGMFYPAGSKHRFLGKSSDRHDEKRKKQLSHTSSTISESVKPKVKRSISERFSYSLLKGSGSISLRTTSQGEDVALGDSSKDMLACDSSSVLSQSSHDDKSDFLETGSVAYEREYTQGVLIKERIINISRLSRKSKQRIKFHAKEVKRRSCVYFLEGRKSYYLMLNLQLGIRYSVGKITPVPIREVRQSDFGDQARIKMYFPRKGSQFTPSHHSIDFYWKDYCPMVFRYLRELFKLDAAEYMMSICGDDGLRELSSPGKSGSLFYLSRDDRFVIKTLKKSELKVLLKMLPDYYRHVKEHDNTLITKVFGLHRISLKRGKKVRFVVMGNMFCTELRIHRRYDLKGSSHGRFTKKDRIDETTTLKDLDLKYEFHMDKLLREALFKQLSLDCRFLESQNIIDYSLLLGLHFRAPENLISLLQPPDSLDNVETNPEHEGGISQGELSIPPRGLILVTHEPSSVSTTPGPHIRGSTLRAMSVGDKEVDLLVPGTGRLRVQLGVNMPAQANQKLMQDETASVQVELFEVYDVVLYLGIIDILQEYNMKKKLEHTYKSLQFDPMSVSVIEPKLYSKRFINFLEKVFPVEP